Proteins encoded in a region of the Pseudomonas putida genome:
- a CDS encoding SDR family oxidoreductase gives MTEQQKVVLVIGAGDATGGEIAKRFAREGYIACVTRRQAEKLQPLLEEIRATGGQAHGFGSDARKEDEVAALVETIERDIGPIEAFVFNIGANVPCSILEETPRKYFKIWEMACFAGFLTAQAVARRMVQRERGTILFTGATAGTRGAAGFAAFAGAKHGLRALAQSMARELGPRNIHVAHVVVDGAIDTAFIRDSFPERYALKDQDGILDPAHIADSYWFLHAQPRDAWTFELDLRPWMERW, from the coding sequence ATGACAGAACAACAAAAAGTGGTGCTGGTGATCGGGGCAGGGGACGCCACCGGGGGCGAGATTGCCAAGCGCTTTGCCCGTGAGGGCTACATCGCCTGCGTAACTCGGCGCCAGGCTGAGAAATTGCAGCCGCTGCTGGAGGAGATACGCGCCACTGGCGGCCAGGCCCACGGGTTTGGCTCTGATGCGCGAAAAGAAGATGAGGTAGCTGCACTGGTCGAGACCATCGAGCGCGATATTGGCCCAATCGAAGCTTTTGTCTTCAATATCGGCGCCAATGTGCCGTGCAGCATTTTGGAAGAAACCCCACGCAAGTACTTCAAGATCTGGGAAATGGCCTGCTTTGCCGGCTTTCTGACGGCCCAGGCGGTGGCCAGGCGCATGGTCCAGCGTGAGCGCGGCACGATTCTGTTCACCGGTGCCACTGCCGGTACCCGCGGCGCGGCTGGTTTTGCTGCCTTCGCCGGGGCCAAGCATGGCCTGCGTGCCCTGGCGCAGAGCATGGCGCGCGAGTTGGGGCCACGCAACATCCATGTCGCCCATGTGGTGGTGGACGGTGCCATCGACACGGCCTTCATCCGCGACAGCTTTCCCGAGCGCTATGCCCTCAAGGACCAGGATGGCATCCTTGATCCGGCGCACATTGCCGACAGCTACTGGTTCCTGCACGCCCAGCCTCGCGATGCGTGGACGTTCGAGCTGGACCTGCGCCCCTGGATGGAACGCTGGTAA
- a CDS encoding cupin domain-containing protein, with the protein MDTGTRLKLVRERNNLSQRELARRSGLTNSTISQIEQNRVSPSVSSLKKLLEGIPMSLAEFFSFDEPVREERYVFRGGEQPDLGRNGLRMLLVGASVEGRQMRMLRELYAPGADSGEPIVHAEGEECGLVTRGTVELWVDGQVSVLNSGDGYYIPTTLPHSFKNIGPDEAEIISANTPANF; encoded by the coding sequence ATGGACACGGGGACGCGACTCAAACTGGTGCGTGAACGCAACAACCTCTCCCAACGGGAACTGGCCCGCCGCAGCGGGTTGACCAATTCGACGATCTCGCAGATCGAGCAGAATCGCGTCAGCCCTTCGGTCAGCTCCCTGAAAAAGCTGCTCGAAGGCATACCCATGAGCCTGGCGGAGTTTTTCAGCTTCGACGAGCCGGTGCGTGAAGAGCGCTACGTGTTCCGGGGTGGCGAACAACCGGATCTGGGCCGCAACGGCCTGCGCATGCTGCTGGTCGGCGCCAGCGTCGAAGGCCGGCAGATGCGCATGCTGCGCGAGCTGTATGCACCCGGCGCCGATTCGGGCGAGCCGATCGTGCATGCCGAGGGCGAAGAATGTGGCCTGGTCACCCGCGGCACCGTAGAGCTGTGGGTCGATGGGCAGGTCAGCGTGCTCAACTCGGGCGACGGCTACTACATCCCCACTACCCTGCCGCACAGTTTCAAGAACATCGGCCCGGACGAGGCCGAGATCATCAGCGCCAACACGCCGGCCAATTTCTGA
- a CDS encoding TetR/AcrR family transcriptional regulator: MRYSNEHKQQTRDRLLASSGALAKRGGFASTGVAGLMKAIGLTGGAFYNHFPSKDDLFTEVVRQELCNSPLTRLTSQGANRERLGRCLQQYLSLAHLHNAEGGCPLPPLGVEIARAEAPVREVAEHWLLELHRAWSTTLEDEQLAWVLISQCVGALLVGRMLASESVQAQVLDASRQFVEQALHEAD, translated from the coding sequence ATGCGCTACTCCAACGAACACAAACAGCAAACCCGCGACCGGTTGCTGGCCAGCAGCGGCGCGCTGGCCAAACGCGGGGGGTTCGCCAGTACCGGCGTGGCAGGGCTGATGAAGGCGATTGGCCTGACCGGCGGTGCCTTCTACAACCACTTCCCGTCAAAGGACGACCTGTTCACCGAGGTAGTACGCCAGGAGCTGTGCAACAGCCCGCTGACACGCCTGACCAGCCAAGGTGCCAACCGCGAGCGCCTGGGCCGCTGCCTGCAGCAGTACCTGAGCCTGGCCCATCTGCACAATGCCGAGGGTGGCTGCCCACTGCCGCCACTGGGAGTGGAAATTGCCCGCGCCGAAGCACCGGTGCGTGAAGTGGCTGAGCACTGGCTGCTGGAACTGCACCGTGCCTGGAGCACAACCCTGGAGGATGAACAATTGGCCTGGGTGCTGATCAGCCAGTGCGTCGGCGCACTGCTGGTCGGGCGCATGTTGGCCAGTGAAAGCGTACAAGCGCAGGTACTGGACGCCAGCCGCCAATTTGTCGAACAGGCCTTGCATGAGGCGGATTAG
- a CDS encoding 2-hydroxychromene-2-carboxylate isomerase encodes MNKTVDFYFDLGSPASYLAWTQLPSLCARQGATLRYQPILLGGVFQATGNASPATIPAKGRYMFTDLARFAARYEVPFGMPSGFPINTLALMRGVLGTQLRSPERFEALLSALFNGLWAQRRNLGDNAVLDETLTQAGFDPQVFHGLTADGEVKAALKQATEAAVARGVFGAPTCFVGDAMFFGQDRLDFVEEALRQGASSFSS; translated from the coding sequence ATGAACAAGACTGTCGATTTCTATTTTGACCTGGGCAGCCCGGCCAGCTATCTGGCCTGGACCCAACTGCCGAGCCTGTGTGCCCGCCAAGGTGCCACACTGCGCTACCAGCCAATTCTGCTTGGAGGGGTGTTCCAGGCCACCGGCAACGCCTCGCCGGCGACGATCCCGGCCAAGGGGCGCTACATGTTTACCGACCTGGCACGCTTTGCCGCACGCTACGAGGTACCGTTCGGGATGCCATCAGGGTTCCCGATCAATACCCTGGCCTTGATGCGCGGCGTGCTGGGTACCCAGTTGCGTTCACCGGAGCGGTTCGAGGCCCTGTTGTCGGCGCTGTTCAATGGGCTATGGGCACAACGCCGCAACCTGGGCGATAACGCAGTTCTGGATGAGACGCTGACCCAGGCAGGCTTCGACCCGCAGGTATTTCACGGGTTGACGGCTGACGGTGAGGTAAAAGCTGCGCTGAAGCAGGCAACCGAGGCGGCTGTGGCGCGCGGGGTGTTTGGTGCGCCCACCTGCTTTGTGGGCGATGCGATGTTCTTTGGCCAGGACCGCCTGGACTTTGTCGAAGAAGCGCTGCGTCAGGGCGCCAGCAGCTTCTCCAGCTGA
- a CDS encoding bile acid:sodium symporter family protein, with amino-acid sequence MKYLRMLFDNFTLALLGVVLIATVLPCSGDGAVYFGWLTNLAIGLLFFLHGAKLSREAIIAGAGHWRLHLLVFACTFVLFPLLGLAFKPLFVPLVGNELYLGVLYLCALPATVQSAIAFTSLARGNVPAAICSAAASSLLGIFLTPLLVMMLLGASGDTGSGLDAVLKITLQLLVPFVAGQIARRWIGAWVKRNARWLKVVDQGSILLVVYTAFSEAVVTGLWHTVSPQHLAGLFVVCGILLAVVLFGTRLLGKALGFDLEDRITILFAGSKKSLATGVPMAQVLFVGSGIGAMILPLMLFHQIQLMVCAVLAQRYASREQVAQEASAAP; translated from the coding sequence ATGAAGTATCTACGCATGTTATTCGACAATTTCACCCTGGCCTTGCTCGGGGTGGTGCTTATCGCCACCGTGCTGCCTTGCTCGGGCGATGGCGCGGTGTATTTCGGCTGGCTGACCAACCTGGCCATCGGCCTGCTGTTCTTCCTGCATGGCGCCAAGCTGTCGCGTGAAGCGATCATTGCCGGTGCCGGGCACTGGCGCCTGCACCTGCTGGTGTTCGCCTGTACGTTCGTGCTGTTCCCGCTGCTGGGCCTGGCATTCAAGCCGCTGTTCGTGCCACTGGTGGGTAACGAGCTTTACCTGGGCGTGCTCTACCTGTGCGCCTTGCCGGCTACCGTGCAGTCGGCCATCGCCTTCACCTCGTTGGCCCGTGGCAATGTGCCGGCGGCGATCTGCAGCGCGGCGGCTTCCAGCCTGCTGGGTATCTTCCTGACGCCGTTGCTGGTGATGATGTTGTTGGGCGCCAGTGGTGATACGGGCTCTGGGCTGGATGCGGTGTTGAAGATCACCCTGCAACTGCTGGTGCCGTTCGTTGCTGGCCAGATTGCGCGGCGCTGGATTGGCGCCTGGGTCAAGCGCAATGCGCGGTGGCTCAAGGTGGTGGACCAGGGGTCGATCTTGCTGGTGGTGTACACGGCCTTCAGCGAGGCTGTGGTGACCGGCCTGTGGCACACCGTATCGCCGCAGCACCTGGCCGGCTTGTTCGTGGTGTGCGGTATTTTGCTGGCGGTGGTGCTGTTTGGTACTCGCCTGCTTGGCAAGGCATTGGGCTTCGACCTCGAGGACCGCATCACCATCCTGTTCGCCGGTTCCAAGAAAAGCCTGGCTACCGGCGTACCCATGGCCCAGGTGTTGTTCGTGGGCAGTGGTATTGGCGCGATGATCTTGCCGCTGATGCTGTTCCACCAGATTCAGCTGATGGTGTGTGCTGTGCTGGCGCAGCGTTACGCCAGCCGTGAGCAGGTGGCGCAAGAGGCTTCGGCGGCGCCCTGA
- a CDS encoding YbjQ family protein has protein sequence MIISTTSQLEGRPIAEYLGVVSSESVQGINFVRDFFTRFRDFFGGRSQTLESALREAREQATEELMARARQLQADAIVGVDFEISMPSVQGGMVVVFATGTAVRLK, from the coding sequence ATGATCATTTCCACCACCAGCCAACTCGAAGGCCGCCCGATTGCCGAGTACCTGGGCGTGGTCAGCTCCGAATCGGTGCAAGGCATCAACTTCGTGCGCGATTTCTTTACACGCTTTCGCGATTTCTTCGGCGGCCGTTCGCAAACCCTGGAAAGCGCGCTGCGCGAGGCCCGCGAACAGGCCACCGAAGAACTCATGGCGCGGGCACGCCAGTTGCAAGCCGATGCGATAGTGGGGGTGGATTTCGAGATCAGCATGCCGTCGGTACAGGGCGGCATGGTCGTGGTATTTGCAACCGGTACGGCAGTGCGCCTGAAGTAG
- the ampC gene encoding class C beta-lactamase — MPRPRLAALAAAITLTLGHACAQADDQLQAKVDQIIRPLMQEQGISGMAVAIYARDHAHYFSYGVASKADNVPVSRDTLFEIGSLSKTYTATLAALASAEGKLDLDAPAKRYHPALAGVPIGDATVLELGAYSADCLPLQFPDTVQTPQQVVDFFRHWQPRAKPGTQRCYSNPSLGLFGDLAARAQHQPFATLMREGLLAKMGLENTYLQVPASAHGLYAQGYDATDKPVRVGPGPYADEAYGIKTSASDLLRYVRLQMQPQGLPAALVKATAITQQGYFQVGAMTQGLGWERYPYPVTLSTLVDGNSPRLIREPQATTRLQPALPALSAAWYNKTGSTNGFGAYAAFVPSEQLAVVLLANRNYPNEARVRAAFEILSGL, encoded by the coding sequence ATGCCCCGCCCTCGCCTGGCTGCACTTGCAGCCGCCATCACCCTCACTTTGGGTCACGCCTGCGCACAGGCCGACGACCAGTTGCAGGCCAAGGTCGACCAGATCATCCGCCCGCTGATGCAGGAACAAGGCATCAGCGGCATGGCCGTGGCCATCTATGCCCGCGACCATGCGCACTACTTCAGCTACGGCGTGGCCAGCAAGGCCGACAACGTGCCGGTAAGCCGCGACACGCTGTTCGAGATCGGCTCGCTGAGCAAGACCTACACCGCCACCCTCGCCGCACTGGCCAGTGCCGAAGGCAAGTTGGACCTCGATGCCCCGGCAAAGCGCTATCATCCGGCACTGGCCGGCGTACCCATTGGCGACGCGACCGTGCTGGAACTGGGCGCCTACAGCGCCGACTGCCTGCCGCTGCAGTTCCCGGATACGGTGCAAACACCACAGCAGGTGGTCGATTTCTTCCGCCACTGGCAACCTCGCGCCAAACCCGGCACCCAACGCTGCTATTCCAACCCCAGCCTGGGCTTGTTCGGTGACCTGGCCGCCCGCGCACAGCACCAACCGTTCGCCACGCTGATGCGCGAAGGCCTGTTGGCGAAAATGGGCCTGGAGAACACCTACTTGCAGGTTCCAGCCAGTGCCCACGGCCTTTATGCCCAAGGCTACGACGCCACCGACAAGCCAGTGCGCGTCGGCCCCGGCCCTTATGCCGACGAGGCCTACGGTATCAAGACCAGCGCCAGCGACTTGCTACGCTATGTGCGCCTGCAGATGCAGCCACAGGGCCTGCCAGCGGCGCTGGTGAAAGCCACGGCCATTACCCAGCAGGGCTACTTCCAGGTCGGCGCCATGACCCAAGGCCTGGGCTGGGAACGCTACCCCTACCCGGTTACGTTAAGCACCCTGGTCGATGGCAACAGCCCACGGCTGATCCGTGAACCGCAGGCAACCACACGCTTGCAACCGGCCCTGCCCGCGCTGTCGGCAGCCTGGTACAACAAGACAGGTTCAACCAATGGCTTCGGCGCCTATGCCGCGTTTGTCCCCTCCGAACAGCTGGCAGTAGTGCTGCTGGCCAACCGGAATTATCCGAACGAAGCGCGGGTTCGCGCGGCCTTCGAAATACTGTCCGGGCTGTAG
- a CDS encoding EamA family transporter, protein MPLKDLLIALVVIVAWGVNFVVIKVGLDGLPPMLLGALRFLSVAFPAVLLVRRPKLPWRWLIAYGATISLGQFAFLFQAMYSGMPPGLASLILQSQAFFTLGFAALFLGERLRLASVLGLLVAASGLALIGSEDGGHVPMLALVLTLCGGAMWGLGNIITRRFGSVDLVALVIWGGLIPPLPFLALSWWLEGPERIGHALANISWSSVLALAYLAFVATMLGYSLWSTLLSRHPAGKVAPFSLLVPVIGLSSSALLLGERLTTTQGWGALLVMAGLLVNVFGARIGQRLRAAMA, encoded by the coding sequence ATGCCGCTCAAGGACCTGCTCATCGCCCTGGTGGTGATTGTCGCCTGGGGAGTCAACTTCGTGGTCATCAAAGTTGGCCTCGATGGCTTGCCGCCGATGTTGCTGGGGGCATTGCGCTTCTTGTCGGTGGCGTTCCCGGCGGTATTGCTGGTCAGGCGGCCGAAACTGCCGTGGCGCTGGTTGATCGCCTACGGCGCGACCATTTCGCTGGGCCAGTTCGCGTTCCTGTTCCAGGCCATGTACAGCGGCATGCCGCCAGGGTTGGCTTCGTTGATCCTGCAGTCGCAAGCCTTCTTTACCCTTGGTTTCGCTGCGCTGTTCCTCGGTGAGCGGCTGCGCCTGGCCAGCGTGCTTGGGCTGTTGGTGGCGGCCAGCGGCCTGGCGTTGATCGGCAGCGAGGACGGCGGCCACGTGCCAATGCTGGCGCTGGTGCTGACCCTGTGTGGCGGTGCCATGTGGGGGCTGGGCAATATCATTACCCGGCGTTTTGGCTCGGTTGACCTGGTGGCATTGGTGATCTGGGGTGGGTTGATCCCGCCGCTGCCATTCCTGGCGCTGTCCTGGTGGCTGGAAGGCCCTGAACGCATCGGCCATGCCCTGGCCAACATCAGCTGGAGTTCGGTACTGGCCCTGGCGTACCTGGCGTTTGTCGCCACCATGCTTGGCTACAGCCTGTGGAGCACACTGCTGTCGCGTCACCCGGCAGGCAAGGTGGCACCGTTCTCGTTACTGGTACCGGTGATCGGCTTGAGCTCGTCGGCGTTGCTGCTGGGCGAACGCCTGACCACTACCCAGGGCTGGGGCGCATTGCTGGTGATGGCTGGTTTGCTGGTAAACGTGTTTGGTGCGCGGATCGGCCAGCGTTTGCGGGCTGCCATGGCATAA